DNA sequence from the Vicia villosa cultivar HV-30 ecotype Madison, WI linkage group LG3, Vvil1.0, whole genome shotgun sequence genome:
gttgtgttgccCAAATGTAACACTTGATTGATCCATGCTTCGACAAATCGATGTCTGTGCGGTGTCAACCACGTGTCATTCACATAATCAATAAAACCTTTGGAGTCAACACATGCATCCTCAAGTTGTTTCAACCGTTGATGGTACTCCATCTCATCACTAGCCTTTATCAGTTCAAACCACATTTTCTCCACTGTTTCTCGCATATCATCCACAACATGTTCCTTACACCTTGATTTCACGTTTTTGTTGATGTGAAATCGGCAAAGCAAATTAGCTGTCTTTGGGAATATTGTTTCAATGGCTTTCATTAAAGCAAGATCTCTATCAGTCAAGATTACTTGAGGACAATTATCCTGCTTGATAAACAActgtttcaacttatccaatacCCAACAAAAAGTCTCTGTCTGCTCAGATTCCATATAGGCAAATGCAACAGCAAATGTTAATTTAGTTGATGTCATACCAACTATTTCAAACAACGGTTGCatgtacttgtttgtcttgtatgtgcagtccataatcaatacaataggaaacatattcaacaacttcaCTGATTCTGGATGTgcccaaaaaatatctctcacaacttTTGACTAATCCTTTTTCCTACTCCAGTAAACATAACCTGATTCTTCAACCAACTTGAGCAATTGTTACATTTCTGTTCTAGGACCCCTTATGTCTTTTTGTATCTTACtcttatgtttgtatatttgcgtGATCCGAGTGACATTCTCCGGGTCACGCTCTTGCAATGACAATAATATGTGTCTTGGTGGAACATGGCGTTTTGTCAAATCAACAATATGTTGCTTATCATTTGTATTTAGTCGACTTACGAAAGCATGACCTTCAAATCTATCATGTAAGCCGTGGTTGTGTACTCCGCATTTTACATCCATCTTCCATCCAGAACCATCTTTCGACGGTGTTGACCTAATTTTGAAAGGACAACCACATCTCTTACTAGCACTTTGGGTTTCGCTAtctgtttttttgtattttccacCTCTATCACAACCAAATATTAATTTATCACTTCTTCCTCGCTTGCCTGTTTTGATATCTGAACGAGCTATTATAACTGTAACTTTATTCCTGATTCCAACGTCCTTAATCCAACTTATCGCCTCTTCTCTTGTAGCAAATTTTTGACCAGTTACAAAAACATCAGTTGTATCCACACATGTTTGAGTTACATCGCATTTCTTCAAAGGAGGATCCACacctaaatatatataattaatttagtttaatatataattaaaaaaattaaaattaaagtaatttttaaaaaaaaagggaaaaaattaaaaaaaaacaagaaccGGAATACCCACAAAGGGGATATCCGGTTGGGAAAACTTGAAATATAACAAACCAGAATACCCATCCATGGGATATCCGGTTGGGAAAATTTGAAATAAAACCAACCGGAATACCCATccctgggatatccggttgatgaaagttttaaaaaaacaaaccggAAAACTGCATGTTTGGTTATCCGGTTCAGACGACGTAACAATCTCCACTTCTCTCCGTACAAACAGTaacaatgaaaaaataaaaaataaaaataaaaaattaaaagtaaaaaaggataaaattggaatttttaaaaaattgtcggggtattgggataaacgtaggggtacggggtataattttccaaaatagattgga
Encoded proteins:
- the LOC131659438 gene encoding uncharacterized protein LOC131659438, with the translated sequence MDGYSGLLYFKFSQPDIPFVGVDPPLKKCDVTQTCVDTTDVFVTGQKFATREEAISWIKDVGIRNKVTVIIARSDIKTGKRGRSDKLIFGCDRGGKYKKTDSETQSASKRCGCPFKIRSTPSKDGSGWKMDVKCGVHNHGLHDRFEGHAFVSRLNTNDKQHIVDLTKRHVPPRHILLSLQERDPENVTRITQIYKHKSKIQKDIRGPRTEM